A section of the Enterococcus montenegrensis genome encodes:
- the recD2 gene encoding SF1B family DNA helicase RecD2 has product MMEERKFVSGTVAAIFFENPGNFYKVMLIDIAETNTAYREPQIVVTGSFGDINDDTLYQFYGELIEHARYGLQFQVESYAQDQPTSENGLINYFASEKFPGIGPKTAEKIVDILGVDAIKKIVEDDSVLEAVEGLNEKKRQQIAEIVRANQGMDEIVVGLSQYGFGSQLSFAIYQMYRGQALSIIAENPYQLVEDIEGIGFKKADQLAEQLGIAATSDKRLRAAVLHQVFQSALQSGDTYVKADTLLDDTLTLLEKSRPVEINPEQLADVIIALTEEDKIQQEATRIYENSLYFAEIGIAGSIQRMLQRKKEIKYPEKTIEKKLASLEKRLKIKYGTSQAEAIKAALASPLFILTGGPGTGKTTVINGIVQLFAELNDLSLEPLDYTQEVFPILLAAPTGRAAKRMNETTGLPSGTIHRLLGLTGREKVGETEINELAGGLLIVDEMSMLDTWLANSLLKAIPSNMQVIFVGDKDQLPSVGPGQVLHDLLQIKAIPQRELTDIYRQGDGSTIISLAHEIKNGRLPADFTKNQADRSFFPCHAQQIEPLIAQIVKKAKAKGFSAQDIQLLAPMYRGPAGIDALNKMMQEIFNPNDGTKKEVTFHEHVYRIGDKVLQLVNSPEENVFNGDMGQIVGIIYAKDSEDKVDELVIQFDANEVTYKRNDWQKITLSYCCSIHKAQGSEFEMVILPMVYQYQRMLQRNLLYTAVTRSKDKLILLGETQAFETCVTNQSANRLTTLKERISAFVGLTDEELTKADQKKTTEANELQKQQQAVTYEEVQLTEDSHQKEAGHLQNNNEVNESAEVSPVHVILTGKLVRENAIDPLIGMNGLTPLDFM; this is encoded by the coding sequence TTGATGGAAGAACGAAAATTTGTCAGCGGTACAGTCGCGGCAATCTTTTTTGAAAACCCCGGCAATTTTTATAAGGTGATGTTGATTGATATTGCAGAAACCAATACCGCTTATCGTGAACCGCAAATTGTCGTGACGGGTTCTTTTGGAGATATCAACGATGATACTTTATATCAATTTTATGGTGAGCTAATTGAACACGCACGATACGGGCTACAGTTTCAAGTAGAAAGTTATGCCCAAGATCAACCAACTTCTGAAAATGGTTTGATTAACTATTTTGCTAGTGAAAAATTTCCTGGTATTGGACCCAAGACGGCAGAAAAGATTGTAGATATACTAGGGGTTGATGCAATTAAAAAAATCGTTGAAGATGATTCAGTGTTAGAAGCAGTTGAAGGGTTAAACGAAAAAAAACGACAGCAGATAGCAGAAATTGTGCGAGCCAACCAAGGTATGGACGAAATTGTTGTCGGCTTGTCTCAATATGGTTTTGGCAGCCAGTTATCTTTTGCCATTTATCAAATGTACCGAGGACAGGCATTAAGTATTATTGCAGAAAATCCTTATCAATTGGTAGAAGATATTGAAGGTATCGGGTTTAAAAAAGCCGATCAATTAGCCGAACAGTTAGGGATTGCGGCCACTAGCGACAAACGTTTGCGGGCAGCGGTCTTGCATCAAGTTTTTCAAAGTGCGCTGCAAAGTGGGGATACGTATGTCAAAGCGGATACCTTGTTAGACGATACCTTAACCCTACTGGAAAAAAGTCGTCCGGTAGAAATTAACCCCGAACAGTTAGCCGATGTGATTATCGCGTTAACTGAGGAAGATAAAATTCAGCAAGAAGCTACGCGTATTTACGAAAACAGTCTATATTTTGCCGAGATTGGAATTGCTGGGTCGATTCAGCGAATGTTGCAGCGCAAAAAAGAAATTAAGTACCCAGAAAAAACGATTGAAAAAAAATTAGCCAGTTTGGAAAAACGACTCAAGATTAAATATGGGACATCACAAGCTGAAGCGATTAAAGCAGCGTTGGCTTCACCATTATTTATTTTGACTGGCGGTCCTGGTACCGGTAAGACGACGGTTATTAACGGAATCGTACAATTATTTGCTGAATTAAATGATTTAAGTTTGGAGCCATTGGATTATACACAAGAGGTTTTTCCAATTCTTTTAGCCGCACCAACTGGCCGTGCGGCAAAGCGTATGAACGAGACAACAGGATTGCCCAGTGGTACGATTCACCGCTTACTGGGTTTAACGGGTAGAGAAAAAGTTGGTGAGACAGAAATCAATGAATTAGCAGGAGGGTTGTTAATTGTCGATGAAATGTCGATGTTAGACACATGGTTAGCTAATTCTTTGCTAAAAGCAATTCCGAGTAATATGCAAGTTATTTTTGTTGGTGATAAAGATCAATTACCTTCTGTCGGTCCAGGTCAAGTATTACATGATCTGCTGCAGATAAAAGCAATTCCCCAGCGCGAGTTAACTGACATTTATCGCCAAGGGGACGGTTCGACGATTATTTCATTGGCCCATGAGATTAAAAACGGCCGCTTACCAGCCGATTTCACTAAAAACCAAGCGGATCGCTCTTTTTTTCCTTGTCATGCGCAACAAATTGAACCTTTAATTGCACAAATTGTTAAAAAGGCAAAAGCCAAAGGGTTTAGCGCCCAAGATATTCAATTGTTAGCCCCTATGTATCGTGGTCCTGCTGGGATTGATGCGTTAAACAAGATGATGCAAGAAATTTTTAACCCCAATGATGGGACAAAAAAAGAAGTAACCTTTCACGAGCACGTTTATCGCATTGGGGATAAAGTTTTACAGCTAGTTAATTCACCAGAAGAAAATGTTTTTAATGGTGATATGGGTCAAATCGTGGGAATTATTTACGCCAAAGACAGTGAAGATAAAGTCGACGAGTTGGTTATTCAATTTGACGCCAATGAAGTAACCTATAAGCGCAATGACTGGCAAAAAATTACTTTATCTTATTGTTGTTCGATTCATAAAGCACAAGGTAGCGAGTTTGAGATGGTAATTTTGCCGATGGTTTACCAATATCAACGTATGTTGCAAAGAAACCTGCTTTATACAGCCGTAACCAGAAGTAAAGATAAATTAATTTTGCTTGGAGAGACACAGGCTTTTGAAACGTGTGTTACGAATCAATCCGCCAATCGTTTAACGACGCTAAAAGAGCGCATAAGCGCATTTGTCGGTTTGACAGACGAAGAATTAACCAAAGCGGATCAAAAAAAGACAACTGAGGCTAACGAGCTACAAAAACAACAGCAAGCTGTTACCTATGAAGAAGTGCAACTAACAGAAGATAGTCACCAAAAAGAGGCTGGGCATTTACAAAATAATAATGAAGTGAATGAATCGGCAGAAGTGAGCCCTGTTCACGTTATATTAACGGGAAAATTGGTTCGAGAAAATGCCATAGATCCTTTAATTGGTATGAACGGACTGACCCCGTTGGACTTTATGTAG